AGAGGTTGGCTACCCCGGCGCGCAGTAGGGTTTTTCATTACAAACCAAATGCTTGCAGAAATCGCTGGTATTCGCCCGCCGATGAGCCTCAGATTTGACGCCAGCCGCCCGTGGTTCCCGCTTGGCCCTGTGCCGGGAAAGGGGTATCACCGGTGGTATAGGTGGGTCCTCTTGGGGTTAGTTGCGGATCATGCTGTCTCGTAGCACTGCCACGGTTAAGTGGTTCAACGCGACCAAGGGTTTCGGATTCGTTCGCGTCAGCGACGGTGAACCCGATGCGTTTCTTCACATCTCTGTCCTTCAACGGGCCGGCTATTCGGAGTTGCCGGAAGGCGCGACGATCGTCTGCGATCTCGCGCCTGGCCAGAAGGGTATGCAGGTCAGCGAAATCTACGAAGTCGAAGGCGGATCGCCCGGTGGCTTCGGCGGTGGCGGCTATGACCGGGGCGGTTATAGCGGCGGCTTCGACCGGGGCGGGTACAACGGCGGCTTCGATCGCGGGGCCGCCGATCGGGGCGGCTATGCCGGCGCCACCGACCGGGGTGGCTATGCCGGGGGCGCCGCCGATCGCGGCGGTTACGCCGGGGGAGCCGACAGGGGCGGCTTCCAGGGCGAGACCGAGATCGATGGGGTGGTCAAGTTCTTCAGCGCCGACAAGGGCTTTGGCTTCGTCGTCCCCGACG
The DNA window shown above is from Rhodospirillum rubrum ATCC 11170 and carries:
- a CDS encoding cold-shock protein — protein: MLSRSTATVKWFNATKGFGFVRVSDGEPDAFLHISVLQRAGYSELPEGATIVCDLAPGQKGMQVSEIYEVEGGSPGGFGGGGYDRGGYSGGFDRGGYNGGFDRGAADRGGYAGATDRGGYAGGAADRGGYAGGADRGGFQGETEIDGVVKFFSADKGFGFVVPDGGGKDVYVGSRTLQDCGVSVLEQGQRVRMSIRMGKKGPMAGSLELI